The nucleotide sequence GCGCTGCACGACGGTCAGGTCGATCTGCGCCTTCGGCGGCTTTGCGGGAGCGGGCTGGTGCTGGGCGGGGTCGTCAGTCATGAGGCTCACCTTACCGACCAGTCGATCGGAGCCGCCCCCTGCTCCTCGAGCAGACGGTTGACCTGGGAGAACGGCCGCGAACCGAAGAAGCCGCGGGAGGCGGACAGGGGAGAGGGGTGCGTGGACTCCACGGTCGGGGCCGGGGCGAGCCAGGGGGCGCACTGGCGTGCGGGGCGTCCCCACAGCAGGCCCACGAGCGGGCCGCCGCGGGCCGCCAGGGCCCGGACCGCGCATTCGGTGACGGCCTCCCACCCCTTGCCGTGGTGGGAGGCAGGCACTCCGTCGCGCACCGTGAGGCACCTGTTGAGCAGCATGACACCCTGGCGGCTCCATGCGCTGAGGTCCCCGTTCTCGGCCGGGGCGATCCCCAGGTCGTCGTGCAGCTCGCGGTAGATGTTCTGCAGGGACCGCGGCAGGGGGCGGACGTCCGGACGCACCGAGAACGACAGCCCCATGGCGTGGCCCGGGGTGGGGTACGGGTCCTGGCCCAGGACCAGCACGCGGACCTCGGCCATCGGCTCCTGGAAGGCCCGCAGGATCTCCGGGCCCGGCGGGAAGGTGCGCTGGCCCTGCGCATGCTCCTGGCGCAGGAAGTCGCCCATCCCGTGGATCGCGTCCTCCACGGGGCGCAGGGCCTCGGCCCAGTCCTCGGCCATGATCTCGGCGAGCTCGGGGCGGTCTGCGGAATCGGTGCTGGTCATGCGGACCACTCTAGGGACCGCCGCCCACGACGCCGGGGGGCGCCCCGCTGCGCTGTCGTGGCCGCGTTCTACAGTGGCGGCATGAGCGAGTCGAGCATGCCCACCGATCAGCGTCCCCTCGCCCTCGTCACCGGTGCCACCGGCGGCATCGGCCGGGCGGTCGTCGAGTCCCTGGCGGTCGATCACCGGGTCCTGGCCGTGGGCCGCGATGAGCACGCCCTGGCGCAGCTGCCGGAGGGGGCCGAGCCCGTGCGCGCCGAGCTCACGGACTTCCAGGCCCTGCCCGAGCTCGTGGACGGGCTCGAGCGGCTTGATGTCCTGGTCCACTGCGCCGCCCTGGGCCACCGGCTCTCGGTCGAGGACTCCCGCCCCCAGGACTGGCAGGCGCAGCTGGAGCTCAACGTCATGGTCCCCGCCGAGCTGACCCGGCTGGCCCTGCCCGCGCTGCGCCGCGCGCAGGGAACCGTGGTGCTCGTGAACTCCGGCGCCGGCTTCACCGCCAGCGGCGGCAACGCGGTCTACGCGGCCTCCAAGTTCGCGCTGAGGGCGCTGGCGGACTCGCTGCGCCAGGAGCTCGAACCGGACCTCGTGCGGGTGGCCTCGGTGCACCCCGGCCCCACGGACACCGAGATGCTGCGGGGGATCCACGACTCGATCGGGAAGCAGCACCGCCCGGAGGAGTACATCCTCCCCGAGTCGGTGGGCCGGGCCGTGCGTGCGGTCGTAGATGCCTCCCCGGATGTGCAGCTCACCTCGGTCTCGGTGCGCCCGCGCCAGGAGCAGCGCTGATGGGCGCGCAGGCGGGGGAGCTGGACGAGCAGCAGCGGGCGATCCTCGACCTGGAGAAGCGGCGCTTCAAGTACCAGGGGGCCAAGGAGCGGGCCATCGGCGCGCAGCTCGGGATGCCCGTGACGGAGTACTACCAGCGGCTCAACGCGCTGCTGGACACGGAGGCCGCCTGGGCGGCCGAGCCCGTCCTGGTGCGGCGGCTGCGCGAGCTGAGGGACTCGTGAGCGCGGTCCCGGCGGCTCGTCGCGGCGCATGAACGGGCTCCCGGATGGAAGGATGGCGCGCATGAGCGAACAGCCCCCGTGGTCCGATCCCGACCTGCATCCCCGCGACGTCTTCGACGACGTCCCGGAGGGCGGCCCTCGGCAGGGCGCGCACCGGCCCCGGGAGGCCGCAGCCCCCAAGACACCCGGGAGCCTGAAGGCCATGGTCATCGTGGGCTCCCTCGGCCTGCTGCTGGGCGCCTGCGCCTACGTCTTCTCGACCGTGAACCAGGACCGCGGCTCGAGCGCCGTCCAGGGCTCCGAGGACCAGGTCGCCGAGGATCCGAGCGGGTCGGCCGGGGCGGAGGACGGGGCGAGCGCCTCCGCCGCTCCCGAGGACGCCGAGCAGGTGGGCATCTTCAACGCCACCGACCTCGACGGCGTGGCCGGCGCTGCCAGTGAGGACCTCACGGCGCTGGACTGGGAGGTCATCGCCACCGGCAACTGGGGCATGCCCGTGGACGAGAGCGTGGTCTACTACGCGAGCGACGGCGTCACCGGGGACACCGAGGAGCAGGCCCGGCTCGTGGCCGATGCCCTGGGGATCGAGCAGGTCCAGGCCGACGACGCCATCGCCTATCCGCTGGTGGCAGTGATCGGAGACGACCTCGGCGAGGAGCTGGTGGGCGCAGGCCAGGAGCAGTCCTCCGCGCAGGGCGCCGCCGAGCTCCCGCAGGAAGGCGCCGGCGCCCAGGCGCTGGCGGCCGATCCGGCGGAGGCCCTCCGATGAGCGCGGCGGGGAACTCGCGCGCTGTCGAGCCGCTGGCCGTCGAGGGCCGGCGCGTGCGCCTGCGCGACTGGCGCGCCGATGACCTCCCCGTCTACGAGCGGTGGATCATGCCCCCGCCCGGCGGCGGCGAGCACGAGTGGCAGCGCACGGACGGGCCCTTCTACCCCAACTTCACCGCAGAATCGGCCCAGCGCTGGCTCGGGAAGCTGACGGAGCGGGTGCGCCAGGGCGACTGGCCCGCAGTGCGCGACACCGCGGTGATCGCCGAGCAGGGCACCGACCGGTTCCTGGGGCAGGTCTCCTGGTATCACGCGGAGGCCCCCACGGAGGATCCGGGTACGGGCACGCATCTGCTGCCGCTGCACTCGATCGGCGTGGCGATCTACCCGCCGGAGTACTGGTCCGGTGGGTACGGCTCGGAGGCCCTGCGCCTGTGGGTCGACCTGCTGTTCCGGACCAGCGGCGCCGACCGCGTCGACCTGGAGACCTGGAGCGGCAATCGCGGCATGTGCCGGGTGGCCCGGAAGCTCGGCTTCACCGAGGAGGCGCGGATCCGCAGGGCTCGTAAGGTGGCGGGGGAGCACTACGACCGGATGATCTACGGCATTCTGCGCGAGGAGTGGGAGCAGGTGCCGTGGCACGGGGCGTCCGCCCACGGTGAACCCTGAGCCGAACGCGCTCAGGGGTTTGCACTCGCAGGGGCCGAGTGCCAATAATGGACTTGGCACTCAGTCGAGCAGACTGCCAGCCGGCCCCGCTGCGGTCGGCGCAGCCGCTCGACCACGAAGTGGAAGCCACCGTCTCTCTGAGGGGCAGGCTCGGCGGGCAGATCCCGCAGGAGCCGGCGCCCCGTCCGTCGCGGGCAGCGGGTCGGTGGGAGTCAGACTGAACGTCCAGGAGGGACGAACACATGGCAAAGCTCATCGCATTCGACGAGGAGGCCCGCCGCGGTCTCGAGCGCGGCCTCAACACCCTGGCTGACGCCGTCAAGGTCACGCTCGGCCCGCGCGGCCGCAACGTCGTCCTGGAGAAGTCCTGGGGCGCTCCCACGATCACCAACGACGGCGTGTCCATCGCCAAGGAGATCGAGCTCGAGGACCCCTACGAGAAGATCGGCGCCGAGCTCGTCAAGGAGGTCGCCAAGAAGACCGATGACGTCGCCGGCGACGGCACCACCACCGCCACCGTGCTCGCCCAGGCGCTCGTGCGCGAGGGCCTGCGCAACGTGGCTGCCGGTGCTGACCCGCTCTCGCTCA is from Kocuria palustris and encodes:
- a CDS encoding DUF3263 domain-containing protein, producing the protein MGAQAGELDEQQRAILDLEKRRFKYQGAKERAIGAQLGMPVTEYYQRLNALLDTEAAWAAEPVLVRRLRELRDS
- a CDS encoding GNAT family N-acetyltransferase; this translates as MSAAGNSRAVEPLAVEGRRVRLRDWRADDLPVYERWIMPPPGGGEHEWQRTDGPFYPNFTAESAQRWLGKLTERVRQGDWPAVRDTAVIAEQGTDRFLGQVSWYHAEAPTEDPGTGTHLLPLHSIGVAIYPPEYWSGGYGSEALRLWVDLLFRTSGADRVDLETWSGNRGMCRVARKLGFTEEARIRRARKVAGEHYDRMIYGILREEWEQVPWHGASAHGEP
- a CDS encoding SDR family oxidoreductase produces the protein MSESSMPTDQRPLALVTGATGGIGRAVVESLAVDHRVLAVGRDEHALAQLPEGAEPVRAELTDFQALPELVDGLERLDVLVHCAALGHRLSVEDSRPQDWQAQLELNVMVPAELTRLALPALRRAQGTVVLVNSGAGFTASGGNAVYAASKFALRALADSLRQELEPDLVRVASVHPGPTDTEMLRGIHDSIGKQHRPEEYILPESVGRAVRAVVDASPDVQLTSVSVRPRQEQR
- a CDS encoding LytR C-terminal domain-containing protein, yielding MSEQPPWSDPDLHPRDVFDDVPEGGPRQGAHRPREAAAPKTPGSLKAMVIVGSLGLLLGACAYVFSTVNQDRGSSAVQGSEDQVAEDPSGSAGAEDGASASAAPEDAEQVGIFNATDLDGVAGAASEDLTALDWEVIATGNWGMPVDESVVYYASDGVTGDTEEQARLVADALGIEQVQADDAIAYPLVAVIGDDLGEELVGAGQEQSSAQGAAELPQEGAGAQALAADPAEALR
- a CDS encoding uracil-DNA glycosylase, with the translated sequence MTSTDSADRPELAEIMAEDWAEALRPVEDAIHGMGDFLRQEHAQGQRTFPPGPEILRAFQEPMAEVRVLVLGQDPYPTPGHAMGLSFSVRPDVRPLPRSLQNIYRELHDDLGIAPAENGDLSAWSRQGVMLLNRCLTVRDGVPASHHGKGWEAVTECAVRALAARGGPLVGLLWGRPARQCAPWLAPAPTVESTHPSPLSASRGFFGSRPFSQVNRLLEEQGAAPIDWSVR